AGACGGCCAGGTGTCCCGGGAAAGGTGGCGGACGATGTCCGACCAGGAATACGGACCGCTGCCCGGGCAGCTCGCGCGCGTCTACCGCGACTACCTCACCGCCGTCGTCCTGCACGGCCAGGCGGCGGCCGAGACTCTCGGGCAGAACCCCACCGATGTGTACGCGCTCAACGCCCTGGAACTCGCAGGACCCTTGACCACCGGTGGGCTCGCCGCACGCATCGGACTCTCGCAGAGCGCCACGACCCGGCTCGTCGACCGCCTCGAACAGGCCGGCTGGATCCACCGCCGCCCCGATCCGGCCGACCGCCGACGGGTCGTTGTCGAGGCGGTGCCGCTCACCCGCGAGCAGGACGAGGCGGCCTTCGGCGCGGGCCGCCGCCGGATGGCCGAGGTCTTCGACGGCTTCAGCGCCGACGAACTGCGCGTCCTCGTCCGTTACTTCGAGCAGGCCGGGCCCGCGCTCCGCGAGGCGACGGCCGAGACCAGGAGCGGGGCACGGGCCGCGACGAAGGGCAAGGCGAAGGGGGCGCCGTAACCCGCCGCCGCCCGTCCCGCTACGGTGTCCCGTCCGACCAGGCACAATACGCGCGGGAGACACACCGATGGCATACGGGAACACGCCGCACGCAGGCCCTCCGGGCTGGGGCGGCTGGATGCCCCCGCCGCCACCGAAGCCCGGAGTGATCCCGCTGGCTCCGCTCGGCCTCGGCGATGTCCTGGGCGGGGCATTCGCAACGATCGGCCGCTACTGGAAGCAGTTGTTCGGCATAGCCGCGGTCGTCTACGGAGCGGCGGTAGCCGTGGTCGCGGCGGCGTTCGCCGGCGCCTATGCGGCTGTGGGGAGTCATCTCCCGCGGGTCTTCGCCGACGAAGGGACTCCCGCCTGGGAGGACGTCCGGCCGTTGCTCATCGCCTTCGGCTGCGTCTGGCTCGTCGGCCTGCTGGCGATGCTGCTCGCCACGACGATGATCTACGCCGGCTGTGCGGCGATCGTGCAGGAAGCGGTGCTCGGCCGGCCCACCACCTTCGGCGCCGTCTGGCGCCGGGCCCGCGCCCGGGTACCCGCGGTGATCGGCGCGGTCTTCCTCACCAGCCTGATCCTGCTGGTCCCGGTCGCGCTGTTCCTGCTGGCCTTCGTCACCCTCATGATCGCGCTCCTCGCCATGGGGAGCGGGCCGCTCGTCGTGCCGCCCTTGGCCTTCCTGGGCGCTTTGACGACCACACCGCTCGCTGCCTGGCTCTGGGTGAAGTTCAGCCTCGCCCCGGCCGCCGCCGTCTTCGAGGGCCAGGGTTCGCTGGCGGCGCTGCGCCGCTCCTCCCACCTCGTACGCGGCGGCTGGTGGCGGATCTTCGGCAGCACACTGCTCGCTTTCGGCATCGCCGCGGCGGCGAGCTACATCATCCAGCTTCCGGTGAACCTGATCGGGATGTTCCCGGGTGCGATCGGCACCTCGGACCTGGGTCCGGATCCCACGGCCTCGCAAGTGCTGGTCTCCATGGGCGGTCTGCTGATCGTGCTGCTGCTGAGCCAGCTGATCGGCGATATCTTCGTCGCCACCTTCCCGCAGCTGGTGACCAGCCTGCTCTACGTCGACCAGCGCATCCGCAAGGAGAACCTGGCCCCGGTCCTCGCCGAGGCCGCCGCCGTACCGCCCGCGTACTAGTCGATCCGGTCGGTCTGGTCGATCAGGGTCTTCTTCGGCCGCAGCACACAGAACTCATTGCCCTCGGGGTCGGCGAGCACCACCCAGGTCACGTCCGGCCCCTGCCCGACGTCGGCCCGCCGCGCCCCGAGCCCGATGATCCTCCCCCAGCCTTCGGCCGGGGGGACCCCCATCTCGCTTCGCTCGCCTCGGCGGCCTGGTCGTCGGGCGTGAGATCGATGTGCAGTCTGTTCTTGACGGTCTTCCGCTCGCCCACAGGCACAAAGGTGATCCCCGGCAGGGTGGACTCGTCGGCCCCGATGACGATCTCGTCCTCGGCCTCGAAGGCCACCTTCCAGTTCAGGACCTGACTCCAGAAGCGGGCGAGCGCGGGCAGATCGTGGGAGTCGATGACGACGGTGTACAGAGAAACGGCCATGCCCGCCAGTCTGCCTGGCGGGCATGGCCGTTTGCCGGATCTCGGGGTGGCCGGCCCAGACGTGGGCTCAGGCCAGGCTCAGACGTCGGCTCAGACGTTGAAACCGAGCGCGCGCAGCTGCTCGCGGCCGTCGTCCGTGATCTTGTCCGGGCCCCACGGCGGCATCCAGACCCAGTTGATCTTCAGCTCGTTGACGATACCGTCCGTCGCCGCCTTCGCCTGGTCCTCGATGACATCGGTCAGCGGACAGGCCGCGGACGTCAGCGTCATGTCGAGGGTGGCGATATTGGCGTCGTCGATATGGATGCCGTAGATCAGGCCGAGGTTGACGACGTCAATGCCCAGCTCGGGGTCGACGACGTCGTACAGCGCCTCGCGGACTTCTTCCTCGGAGGCCGGCTTCAGTGCGGCTCCTGCGTTCTCGGTCATGCCGTCTTCCTCTCCGCGCCGTCTCCCAGTGCCTGGGCGGTCGCGTCCTTCCAGGCCATCCAACTCAGCAGAGCGCACTTAACCCGGGCCGGGTACTTGGAGACGCCGGCGAACGCGACCGCGTCCTCCAGCACCTCCTCCATCGCGTCGTCCGGCTCGGTCTGACCCTTGGACTGCATCAGCTCCAGGAAGGTGGCCTGGATCTTCTGCGCCTCGGTGAGCTCCTTGCCGACGAGCAGCTCGTTCAGTACGGACGCGCTGGCCTGGCTGATGGAGCAGCCCTGACCCTCGTAGCTGATGTCCGCGATGAGCGAGCCCTCGTACCGTACGCGGAGTGTGATCTCGTCGCCGCACGTCGGATTGACGTGGTGCACCTCGGCATCGCCATCCCGCAGACCACGCCCATGAGGGTGCTTGTAGTGGTCCAGGATGACTTCCTGGTACATCGAATCAAGCTTCACTGCGATTGACCTCGCGTCCTCTCGCCGGTCCGTCCAGGTGCCTCTCCTGCCGGGGGACGGGGGTTCCCCCGGGAAGGCACAACACGTCCCAGCCCCTAGCCGAAGAAGTTCCGTACGTGCTCCAGCCCGTCGACCAAGGCATCGACCTCCGACGGCGTGGAGTACAGATAGAACGACGCTCGCGTGGTCGCAGGAATTCCGTACCGCAGGCAGACGGGCCGCGCGCAGTGGTGGCCGACCCGGACCGCGATGCCCTGCTCGTCGAGGACCTGGCCCACGTCGTGCGGGTGGATGTCGCCGAGCGTGAAGGAGATCGCCGCGCCGCGGTCCTCGGCCGTGGTGGGGCCGATGATGCGCAGGTCCGGGACCTCGAGCAGCCGCTTCACCGCGTACTCGGTGAGGACGTGCTCATGCTGGGCGATCTTGTCCATGCCGATCGAGGTGAGGTAGTCCACGGCCGCGCCGAGGCCTACGGCCTGGGCGATCGGGGGCGTACCGGCCTCGAACTTGTGCGGCGCCGGAGCGTACGTCGACGAGTGCATCGACACGGTCTCGATCATCTCGCCGCCGCCGAGGAACGGCGGCAGGTCCTCGAGCAGCTCCTGGCGGCCCCACAGCACACCGATACCGGTCGGGCCGCACATCTTGTGGCCGGTGAAGGCCACAAAGTCGGCCTGCAGCGCCTGCACGTCGAGCACCATGTGCGGGGCGGCCTGCGAGGCGTCTATCAGGACCAGCGCGCCGACCTCCTGCGCACGGCGGACGATCGCCTCGACGGGGTTGATGGTGCCCATGATGTTGGAGACCAGCACAAAGGAGACGATCTTCGTCTTCTCGGTGATGATCTCGTCGATGTTGGACAGATCGAGACGGCCGTCGTCGGTGAGGCCGAACCACCTCAGCTTCGCGCCGGTGCGCTGCGAGAGCAGCTGCCACGGAACGATGTTGGAGTGGTGCTCCATCTCCGTGATGACGATCTCGGTCTCGTGGTCCACGCGGTAGGGCTCATCGGCCCAGCCGAGCATGTTCGCCACGAGGTTGAGCGACTCCGAGGCGTTCTTGGTGAAGATGACCTCGTCGCGGCTGGGCGCGTTGATGAAGGCGGCGACCTTGTCGCGGGCACCCTCGTACAGCGCCGTGGCCTCCTCGGCGAGCACATGAATACCGCGGTGGACGTTGGCATTGTGCTGTTCGTAGTACTCGCTCAGCACATCGAGCACCTGGCGCGGCGTCTGTGACGTCGCCGCGTTGTCCAGGTACACGAGCTTCTTCCCGTCGTGGACCAGGCGGTCCAGGATCGGGAAGTCCTTGCGGATCGCCTCGGTGTCGAGGAGGCCCGGCAGCTGTGTCACGCGGATACGCCACCCTTCGTGTATGCCTCGTAGCCCTCGGCCTCGAGCTTGTCGGCGAGCTCGGCGCCGCCGGACTCGGCGATGCGGCCGTTCGCGAACACGTGCACGAAGTCGGGCTTGATGTAGCGCAGGATGCGCGTGTAGTGCGTGATCAGCAGGGTGCCGACCTCGCCGGTCCCGTGGACGCGGTTGACGCCCTCGGCGACCTGACGCAGCGCGTCGACGTCCAGGCCGGAGTCGGTCTCGTCCAGGATCGCGATCTTCGGCTTGAGAAGTTCCAGCTGAAGGATCTCGTGGCGCTTCTTCTCACCGCCGGAGAAGCCCTCGTTCACATTGCGCTCGGCGAAGGCCGGGTCCATCTGGAGCTGTTCCATGGCGGACTTGACCTCCTTCACCCAGGTACGCAGCTTGGGGGCCTCGCCGCGGATCGCCGTCGCCGACGTACGCAGGAAGTTGGAGACGGAGACGCCGGGGACCTCGACCGGGTACTGCATGGCCAGGAACATGCCTGCGCGGGCGCGCTCGTCGACGGTCATCTCCAGGACGTCCTCGCCGTCCAGAGTCACGGTGCCACTGGTGATCGTGTACTTGGGGTGGCCCGCGATGGAGTAGGCGAGGGTCGACTTGCCGGAGCCGTTGGGGCCCATGATGGCGTGTGTCTCGCCCTGCTTCACGGTCAGGTCGACGCCCTTGAGGATCTCCCGGGGGCCGTTCTCGGCCTCGACGGAGACGTGCAGGTCGCGGATTTCAAGCGTTGCCATGGGTGACTCAGGACTCCTGGGTGACGGAGACGAGCACATCGTCCCCTTCGATCTTTACGGGGTATACGGGGACGGGGCGCGTCGCGGGAAGGCCGGACGGCTTACCGGTGCGGAGGTCGAAGCTGGAGCCGTGCAGCCAGCACTCGATCTGACAGTCCTCCACCTCGCCCTCGGACAGGGAGACATTCGCGTGCGAGCAGATGTCGTTGATCGCAAACACCTCGCCCTCGGTGCGGACGAGGGACACCGGCGTGCCGTCGAGTTCCACCCGCTTCGGGGTGCCCTCCTCCAGCTCGCTCAGCCCACAGGCTCGGACGAAGGCTGCCATCAGACGGATGCCTCCAGCTCCGCGTCGATCTTGGCCAGCAGGCGCTCCTCGACGTCGGGCAGGCCGATCTTCTGGACCAGCTCGGCGAAGAAGCCACGGACCACCAGGCGGCGCGCCTCGTCGGCCGGGATGCCACGGGACTGCAGGTAGAAGAGCTGCTCGTCGTCGAAGCGGCCGGTGGCGGAGGCGTGACCGGCGCCGACGATCTCGCCGGTCTCAATCTCCAGGTTCGGTACGGAGTCGACGCGCGCGCCGTCCGTGAGGACGAGGTTGCGGTTCATCTCGTATGTGTCCGTGCCCTCGGCCACGGCCTCGATCAGGACATCGCCGATCCACACCGCGTGCGCGTCCTGGCCCTGCAACGCGCCCTTGTAGGCGGCGTTGGAGCGGCAGTGCGGGGCGTTGTGGTCGACCAAGAGGCGGTGCTCCTGGTGCTGACCCTCGTCGGTGAAGTACAGGCCGAAAAGCTCGGCCTCGCCACCGGTGCCCGCGTAGGAAACGCGGGGGTGCAGGCGTACGACGTCGCCGCCGAAGGTGACGACGATCGACTTGAAGGAGGCGTCCCTGCCGACCAGCGCATTGTGCTGGGAGACGTGGACGGACTTGTCGTCCCAGTCCTGGACGGAGACGACGGTGAGCTTCGCTCCGTCGCCGAGCAGGTAGTCGACATTGGAGGCGAGCACCGCGTCACCGGTGTGGTCGATGACCACGACGGCCTCGGCGAAGGCGCCGAGTTCGATGATCTGGTGGGCGTAGGCGGTGCCGCCTTCTCCGTGCACGGCGATACGGACCGGCTCGGTGAGCACCGTCTCCTTGGGCACGGTGACGACCGAGGCCGTCTCGAAGGAGGAGTACGCCTGGGCGGCGACACGGTCCACCGGGGTGCCCGCCCTGCCGAGCCGTGGGTCATCACGGCCGACGGTCTCGATGATCACGCCTTCGGGGGCGTCGATCGCGACCTTGACGGCGCTGCCGGTAGCGACGGCGGTGCCGTCGTGCAGACCGGCCAGCCGCTCGAGCGGAGTGAAGCGCCACTCCTCCTCCCGGCCGTGCGGGACCGGGAAGTCCGCCACGTCGAAGGACGGCGGTGCACTCATGCGGGTGGCGACGGTCGACTCGGCGGCCACCGCGATCGAACCGGCAGTGGTGGAGCCCGCCGGAATGTTCTGAGCCTCAGCCATGGCTGTCGTCTTGCTCTCTTCCTACGTCGAAAAACAGTCGCTGCTCGGGGAGGGCGGGGCCTTAGCCGACCGACCCCTCCATCTGCAGCTCGATCAGCCGGTTGAGCTCCAGCGCGTACTCCATGGGCAGTTCCTTGGCGATCGGCTCGACGAAGCCGCGCACGATCATCGCCATCGCTTCGAACTCCGTCATACCGCGGCTCATCAGGTAGAAGAGCTGGTCGTCGGAGACCTTGGAGACGGTCGCCTCGTGGCCCATGGACACGTCGTCCTCGCGGACGTCCACGTACGGGTATGTGTCGGAGCGGGAGATCGTGTCGACCAGCAGCGCGTCACAGAGCACATTGGACTTCGAGCCCGCAGCGCCCTCGCCGATCTCGATCAGACCGCGGTAGGAGGTACGGCCGCCGCCTCGCGC
This portion of the Streptomyces sp. NBC_01750 genome encodes:
- a CDS encoding MarR family winged helix-turn-helix transcriptional regulator; its protein translation is MSDQEYGPLPGQLARVYRDYLTAVVLHGQAAAETLGQNPTDVYALNALELAGPLTTGGLAARIGLSQSATTRLVDRLEQAGWIHRRPDPADRRRVVVEAVPLTREQDEAAFGAGRRRMAEVFDGFSADELRVLVRYFEQAGPALREATAETRSGARAATKGKAKGAP
- a CDS encoding DUF7847 domain-containing protein, translated to MAYGNTPHAGPPGWGGWMPPPPPKPGVIPLAPLGLGDVLGGAFATIGRYWKQLFGIAAVVYGAAVAVVAAAFAGAYAAVGSHLPRVFADEGTPAWEDVRPLLIAFGCVWLVGLLAMLLATTMIYAGCAAIVQEAVLGRPTTFGAVWRRARARVPAVIGAVFLTSLILLVPVALFLLAFVTLMIALLAMGSGPLVVPPLAFLGALTTTPLAAWLWVKFSLAPAAAVFEGQGSLAALRRSSHLVRGGWWRIFGSTLLAFGIAAAASYIIQLPVNLIGMFPGAIGTSDLGPDPTASQVLVSMGGLLIVLLLSQLIGDIFVATFPQLVTSLLYVDQRIRKENLAPVLAEAAAVPPAY
- a CDS encoding metal-sulfur cluster assembly factor, which produces MTENAGAALKPASEEEVREALYDVVDPELGIDVVNLGLIYGIHIDDANIATLDMTLTSAACPLTDVIEDQAKAATDGIVNELKINWVWMPPWGPDKITDDGREQLRALGFNV
- the sufU gene encoding Fe-S cluster assembly sulfur transfer protein SufU, encoding MKLDSMYQEVILDHYKHPHGRGLRDGDAEVHHVNPTCGDEITLRVRYEGSLIADISYEGQGCSISQASASVLNELLVGKELTEAQKIQATFLELMQSKGQTEPDDAMEEVLEDAVAFAGVSKYPARVKCALLSWMAWKDATAQALGDGAERKTA
- a CDS encoding cysteine desulfurase, with amino-acid sequence MTQLPGLLDTEAIRKDFPILDRLVHDGKKLVYLDNAATSQTPRQVLDVLSEYYEQHNANVHRGIHVLAEEATALYEGARDKVAAFINAPSRDEVIFTKNASESLNLVANMLGWADEPYRVDHETEIVITEMEHHSNIVPWQLLSQRTGAKLRWFGLTDDGRLDLSNIDEIITEKTKIVSFVLVSNIMGTINPVEAIVRRAQEVGALVLIDASQAAPHMVLDVQALQADFVAFTGHKMCGPTGIGVLWGRQELLEDLPPFLGGGEMIETVSMHSSTYAPAPHKFEAGTPPIAQAVGLGAAVDYLTSIGMDKIAQHEHVLTEYAVKRLLEVPDLRIIGPTTAEDRGAAISFTLGDIHPHDVGQVLDEQGIAVRVGHHCARPVCLRYGIPATTRASFYLYSTPSEVDALVDGLEHVRNFFG
- the sufC gene encoding Fe-S cluster assembly ATPase SufC, whose amino-acid sequence is MATLEIRDLHVSVEAENGPREILKGVDLTVKQGETHAIMGPNGSGKSTLAYSIAGHPKYTITSGTVTLDGEDVLEMTVDERARAGMFLAMQYPVEVPGVSVSNFLRTSATAIRGEAPKLRTWVKEVKSAMEQLQMDPAFAERNVNEGFSGGEKKRHEILQLELLKPKIAILDETDSGLDVDALRQVAEGVNRVHGTGEVGTLLITHYTRILRYIKPDFVHVFANGRIAESGGAELADKLEAEGYEAYTKGGVSA
- a CDS encoding bifunctional 3-phenylpropionate/cinnamic acid dioxygenase ferredoxin subunit; the protein is MAAFVRACGLSELEEGTPKRVELDGTPVSLVRTEGEVFAINDICSHANVSLSEGEVEDCQIECWLHGSSFDLRTGKPSGLPATRPVPVYPVKIEGDDVLVSVTQES
- the sufD gene encoding Fe-S cluster assembly protein SufD gives rise to the protein MAEAQNIPAGSTTAGSIAVAAESTVATRMSAPPSFDVADFPVPHGREEEWRFTPLERLAGLHDGTAVATGSAVKVAIDAPEGVIIETVGRDDPRLGRAGTPVDRVAAQAYSSFETASVVTVPKETVLTEPVRIAVHGEGGTAYAHQIIELGAFAEAVVVIDHTGDAVLASNVDYLLGDGAKLTVVSVQDWDDKSVHVSQHNALVGRDASFKSIVVTFGGDVVRLHPRVSYAGTGGEAELFGLYFTDEGQHQEHRLLVDHNAPHCRSNAAYKGALQGQDAHAVWIGDVLIEAVAEGTDTYEMNRNLVLTDGARVDSVPNLEIETGEIVGAGHASATGRFDDEQLFYLQSRGIPADEARRLVVRGFFAELVQKIGLPDVEERLLAKIDAELEASV